The Mycolicibacterium insubricum DNA segment GACGGTCGCCCAGTTCGTGCTGGGGTTCCTGTTGATCGTGAGCATCATCGGCGCGGTTTCCTTCGACGACACCCTGGGCATTGCCGCGACGATCCTGTTCGTCCCGGTCCTGGCCGCCGCGATGGGTGCGCTCGGGATGCGCAGCTTCGACGCCCGCCGCCGCGACCGGGCCGAGCGGGAGCAGGCCCAGAACCAGGAACATGCGACGGCCAACCTGGAACGCACGCTGGACTACATCGACGCCAAGCTGACATCCGCACTCGATCGCTTCGGCACCGATCGGCACAACGACGCCATTGTCGCGATGTTCCAGGCGAAGGCCGCCACCGAATTGTGCCTGGGCCCGGTACCGCCGGGGCCGTCGCGCAATCCGCAGCCGGCCGAGCCCGCGGATTCGATCGGCGGACATCAATCGCTGGCGGATTTCCTCACCCCCAACGCCCTGACCCGCTCCGAGCGGTCCGAGGGCGTCAGCCGCCTGCTCATCTGAGCAAATCCGGCCGCACCGATCGGCGATATGCGAGGGTTTCAGATCATGGCGCAGAGTCGGGTTCGCGTGGTCGTCGGCGACGACCACCCGCTGTTTCGCGACGGCGTGGTGCGCGCGCTGGCCTCCAGCGATGGCATCGAGGTGGTCGCCGAGGCCGACGACGGAACCGCCGCGCTGGCGGCAATCCGCGAACACCGCCCGGCCGTCGCGCTGTTGGACTACCGGATGCCCGGACTCGACGGAGCCCAGGTCGCCGCTGCGGTGCTGCGCGACGAGTTGCCGACCCGCGTGCTGCTGCTCTCCGCCCACGACGATGCGGCCATCGTCTATCACGCACTGCAACAGGGCGCCGCGGGCTTTCTTCCGAAGGACTCGACCCGCGGGGAAATCGTTGCGGCGGTTCTCAACTGCGCCCGGGGTCGTGATGTGGTGGCGCCCGGGCTGGCGTCCGGACTGGCCGGTGAGATTCGCCGTCGTGCGGAACCGTCGGGCCCGGTGCTGAGTCCCCGCGAGCGCGAGGTGCTCGACATGATCGCCGCGGGCAAGTCGATCCCGGCCATTGCCGGCGAGCTGTTCCTGGCGCCGTCGACGATCAAGACCCACGTTCAGCGGCTCTACGAGAAACTCGAGGTGAGCGAT contains these protein-coding regions:
- a CDS encoding response regulator — its product is MAQSRVRVVVGDDHPLFRDGVVRALASSDGIEVVAEADDGTAALAAIREHRPAVALLDYRMPGLDGAQVAAAVLRDELPTRVLLLSAHDDAAIVYHALQQGAAGFLPKDSTRGEIVAAVLNCARGRDVVAPGLASGLAGEIRRRAEPSGPVLSPREREVLDMIAAGKSIPAIAGELFLAPSTIKTHVQRLYEKLEVSDRAAAVAEAMRRGLLE